AGCCAGATCGTCGCGCTCACACAAACAGACCGACAAGCCACGCCCCGCCGCATCCCGGGCGATACCTGCGCCATTGATGCCGCCACCTACCACCAGTAGATCAAACTGCTCAGTCATCATTCGTCCCTTCCATCCGGACAAGTGGCGCCATGGTAGCGTGAGTGAGGACGGACCTGACCGTGAGTACTCACTAGCGACCCATGCTCAGCGTCCGGCAGCAGACAAGCCCCGGCCAGCCTTGATCGGGGAAATTTGGCTGGAATCACACGTAGGGTAGCCGCGGCCTCTATAATTAGGAACCTAATGTCCAGTTCCAGCCGCATGAGCTCATCTGTTCTCCAGACCATCGATCCCGTACGCGACTTTGCCAGCGTGCGTGCGCTAGCCGAAGGCGATATGCAGCGCATCGATGCCCTGATCCGTCAACGGCTGGCCTCGGACGTGGCGCTCATCAATCAGATCGCCGACCACATCATTGCCGGGGGCGGCAAACGCCTGCGCCCCATGCTGCATGCTCTTGCCGCCCGGACCGCCGGCTATGGCGGCGACAAACACCTGAAGCTGGCCGCGGTCATCGAGTTCATCCACACCTCCACGCTGCTGCATGACGACGTGGTGGACGAGTCCGGCCTGCGCCGTGGCCGCAAGACCGCCAATGCGTTATGGGGCAATGCCGCCAGTGTGCTGGTGGGTGACTTCCTCTATTCGCGCTCGTTCCAGCTCATGGTGGAACTGGACGATATGCGCATCATGCGCATCCTGGCCGACACGACCAACACCATCGCCGAAGGCGAGGTGTTGCAGTTGCTCCATATCGGCAATGCCGATGTGGACGAGACCGCCTACCTGGCGGTCATCGAACGCAAGACCGCCGTGCTGTTCGCCGCAGCCACCGAGCTGGGCGGCTTGCTGGGCGGTCTGCCGGAGATCCAGATGGCTGCGCTGCGTCGCTACGGCATGCAGCTTGGCTATGCCTTCCAGATTGCGGATGATCTGCTCGATTATGTAAGCGATGCCAGCACCCTGGGCAAGAACATCGGCGACGATCTAGCCGAAGGCAAGCCCACCCTACCGCTGATCTACGCCATGCAGCGCGTGAGTGCGGACCAGGCGCGCGCGATGCGTCATGCCATCGAGCATGGCGGACTGGATTCACTCGACCCTATTGTTGTTGCGATTCGCGAGTCAGGCGCCATCGAGCGTACGCGTGAATGCGCCATGCAGCATGCGTACGCAGCGCGTGAAGCGCTGGCATCGCTGCCGGTGTCTTCTTACCGTGATGCGTTGGCAACGCTGGCGGATTATTCGGTGCAGCGAATGTTCTGAAGAGCCGCGTCGGTGGGTTACCCCGGACTTGATCCCTGTCTCTTGATCCGGAGGTAACCCTATAGTGTCGGGCGAGATTTAAGGCAGCGCTGCCTTAAGGATTGCCACTAAAGGCTGCCCCCAACCAATCGTGCATCAGGCGATAGCTACGTGCCGCCGCACCTGCGTCGTATTTGCACCATGACGAATCTTCGCCAACTTCCGTAAAGCAGTGTACAGCGTGCCCGATCACAACGAACTCCCATTCGGCGGGGCTGCCACGCATTTCATCCATGAACTTGCCGGCATCCGGCATGGTGCCTTTGTCGTCCGCCCCGTTCATGGCAAGCACACGCGCCTTGATGTTTTTCGCCAGCGCGGGATCGTCGGTGGTCAGGCCACCGTGGAAGGACACGACGGCAGCCACATCCGCGCCACTGCGTGCCAAGTCCAGCACCGCGGTGCCGCCGAAACAGAAACCGATCGCGGCCAGCTTGCTTAGGTCGATGGGCGCGGTACCGGCCTGCGCTTTCAGTTGCGCAAGTGCTTCATTGATGCGCTTGCGCATCAATGTGCGATCGGTATACAGCGATTCGGTGGCCGCCTTGGCCTGGTCGGCGTGTCCAGGTTGCGGTCGGACGGTTTCGCCATACATGTCAGTCAACAGGATCACGTAATTCTTGCCGGCGATCATGTCGGCCTTCTGTACGGCCGCATCGTTCATACCGTACCAGTTCGGCACCATCACCAGGCCCGGCCGTTTGGTGCTGACAGCATCGTCGTAGACCAGCACGCTTTTGAAATGTGTGCCATCCAGCGTCCACTCCACATTGCGATGAACCATCTTCGCGTGTGCAGCAAAACTGAAAACGGCAAGCAAGACAACACAACCCAGTCGAACGAAACGCATGATGTGATTCCTCAAGTTTGGGTTCGATGACATCAAGTGTTGACGCGACCCGGTCAAAGCCCGGCAGCGTGTGCAGCAATCCGCCGCTTCAGCGGCGTCAGGCGATCGAGCATGCGCATGCCGAGTCCACGCGCCACTGTCAACGGCAGCGATTGCCAGGCATAAATGCGAGCCAGCGCGTCGAAACCGTACGCATCGAGCGTATCGGCACTGCGACGGCGACGCGCGTAGCGGCGCAACACGTGAGCGCCAGCGATATCGCGTCCTTCATCTCGCGCAGCAACCAAGGTATCGCGCAATTCGGCCACGTCCCGCAAGCCAAGGTTTACGCCCTGCCCTGCAAGCGGGTGCACGGTATGGGCGGCATCGCCAAGCAAGACAAAGCGATCGGCCTGATAGGTGTTCGCCAGTTGCAACCTCAAGGGAAAGGCCGCCCGCGGCGTGGCGGCCGTGATGCGACCTAACCGGAAATCACTCGCGATGCCAAGTTCGTTGAGGAATGCTGCATCGTCCAACGACTGCACGCGTCGCGCCTCGGCTTCCGGCAACGACCACACCACCGAGCTACGTCCGTCCGCCAACGGCAATAAAGCGAACGGACCGGTTGGCAGGAAGCGTTGCCAGGCGGTCCGCGCATGCTCGCGTTCTGTCGTGACATGCGCCACGATTGCCCGCTGCCCATAATCTCTGCCGCGCGTGGCTATGCTTGCGCGTTCGCGCAGCGGTGAGCTTGCGCCATCGGCCGCGATCAGCACGCACACCGCCAGGCTTTCACCCTCTGCAAGCTCAAGCACCACACGATCGGCGCGAGTCTCGAAGTCCTTCACCGTGACAGGACACAGCCGCTGCACACCAGCCGCTTCCAGCGATTGCCACAGCGTCCATTGCACCAGGTTGTTCTCGACGATGTAACCGAGCAGATCGCGGCCTTCATCCGCCGCATCAAAGTCGATGGCGGCACCATTCTCGGCATCCCACACGTGCATATGCGCATAAGGACAGGCGCGTGCATCACGAATGGACGGCCATACGCCGAGTTCTTCCAGCAGAACGATGGACGATGGCGCCAGACCCACCACGCGCAGATCCACTTCATCTCGTGCATGCCATGCAGAAGGTGGGTGCGCTTCCAGCAACGCGGTGCTGAAACCCGCGCGGCTCAGGGCAAGCGCTGCTGCCGCACCCACCATGCCACCGCCCACGACGGCAACATCCAGCGCTGGTCCTCGACGTTGCGTGGTTGGCACGATTCTCATGGCAGCCGCTCCAGCACGGCGTGCGGTGGCTCGCCACGAAAACCCATGCCTCGCCGCGCCATCGCTTGCTGCAATGGCGGGACGCGGTCATAAGCAAGCAGGGCCAGCGAGCGAAACGGCGCCAGCCAGGGCTGCGGCATGCAGGCGAAGCGCACCAAGTCGTGACTCATCGCCATGGTGCCTTCGCGATCGGGTGCGCGGCGCGCGGCATAGCGATCGAGCAGATCGGACGCACCGGGATCGGCGGCGTCAGCGACTAGCTCGGCCAGTGTCAATGCATCACGCAGGCCGAGGTTGAAACCCTGTGCGCCGATGGGGTGCACGGTTTGCGCCGCGTTGCCGACGAGCACGGCACGCGATGCGACAAGCTTGCATGCAGCAACCCGGCGGATGGCATAAGGGTGACGCTTGCCGGGGCGAGTGAGCCTGCCCAAACGCCAGCCAAAACGCTGCTGCGCAAGCGCGATAAACCCTGCGTCATCCAGCGCCATAACGTCCGCTGCGGTTTTCGATGGCACCGTCAATACCAAGCCACAGCGACGCTCGGCTAACGGCAGCATAGCCATGGGGCCTTCGTCGGAGAAGCGCTCCCAAGCACGATGGGCGGGATCACGTTCCGGTGTAACAGTGCAGACGAACAGGGTTTGCTGGTAATCGTGTACATCCGCGTTGATACCGAGTTGCGCGCGCACGAAGGATTCGGTGCCGTCAGCGCCTACCAGCAAGGCCGCGTCGATGTGCTGTGTGCCCTGTTCCGTCTTGACCTGCGCGCGCCAGCCAGCAGATTGTTTTTCCAGACCGACAAGACTGGCAGGTGCAAACCGCACGAGCCGTTCGCAGGTATCGAGTCTTTTCAGCAGACCCGTGCCGAGTTCGCGTGCGGGCAAGGTCCAGCCCAGCGCATCGACACCATGCCGTGACGCATCCAGCCGAGCGCTGCCGAATTCGCCGGCACGGCTTACATGGATATGGCGTATGGGCGTCGCTTGCGCAGCAACCCACGGCCACACACCAATCGCGGTCAATCCATTCACCGTGGCGCGCGCCAGCGCGAGATTGCGCTCGTCGTAGCTCGGCTGGGCATCCGCGCGCGGGGCGGCCGCTTCGACCAGGGTGACCTGGCAGCCGGCTGCATCCAGCGCAATGGCGAGGCTGGCGCCAACTAGGCCACCGCCGACGATCAGAATGGTGCCGTTGGGAGCAAAGGGAGCAGAGGGATTCATGCGCGAGATCATACGCGTTGGGCGGCATTCTTCGCATATCGGGGACGCGTCGACTGGGCTAAACTTGGCTCCTCATTATTGGTCGCAGGTTTTCAGGGAGTTTCTTATGGTTATGACACAGACCCAGCGCTTTGGCGTTTTTGCCGCGCTAGCCCTGGTGATGGCGGCGACCCGTGTCCACCTGTCGCTGTTTCATCACGATATCTGGGATGCGTCGTGGGGCCTCTTCTTTCTGGCCGGTTTCTGGTTGCATGGCTCGGCCCGCTGGATCTTCCCGCTGCTGATAGCCGAGGCAGTGCTGATCGATGACATCGTGATCACTCACATGGGCATCCGTTTCTGGGACCACTACTGCGTGTCATTGGGCTACTGGTTCCTGATTCCCGCCTACGGGGCTTTATGGATGGGCGGCAGTTGGCTGGCCAAGCGCCAGCGCGGTCTGACGCTTTCCACCCTGGGCATGGCGATCGCCGTGCTGCTCGTGAGCGAAGCGGCGTGCTATGTGATTTCCAACGGCAGCTTCTACTGGCTAAGCCATCACGTGCCGACGCCGAAGAGCTTTGCAGCATGGTTTGCGAATCTGGGCGACTGGTATCTGCCGTTCCTGCAAACCACTGCCGTGTATGCGGGGCTCGGCGCCGTGCTGCATGTACTGGCAGTGCAGATGGCACATGCCTCCCAGCATCACCGTCCAGTACAGCACTGATCGTGGGCAATCGGCTCTCAAAGATTTACACCCGCACGGGTGATGACGGCACGACGGGGCTCGGTGACGGTTCGCGAGTACCTAAGGATTCGCTACGCGTGGAAGCCTACGGTACGGTCGATGAGCTCAACAGCACCATCGGCATGGTGCTCGCCTGCGAAGACGTCGAGGATGCTGTGCGTGAAACGCTGGTCCAGGTGCAGCACGAACTGTTCGATCTGGGCAGCGAGTTGTGCATTCCCGGCATGGCGATGATCGAGGATGCCGACATCACCCGACTGGAAACATCCCTCGACGGTTTCAACGACCCCATGCCACCGCTGAAGGATTTCATCCTGCCAGGTGGCGGCATGGCGTCATCCTGCTGCCATTTGGCGCGCACGGTGTGCCGCCGCGCCGAGCGGCAGGTGATTGCATTGAATCGCGTGGAGGAGATCCGCCCGCAGGCACAACGCTATCTCAATCGCCTGTCGGATTTGCTGTTCGTACTTGGGCGCGTGCTGGCTCGCGCAGGCGGTCATGGTGAGGTGCTCTGGCAACGCGAGCGACGCCGCAAGCCGAAAGCTTAAACCGCATGCTGCAGCTCTACACGCATACTGTCTGCCTTGAGCATGACCCCGGACCGGGGCATGCCGAATCCCCAGCCCGTTTGCGTGCCGTGCTGCAAGCGCTGGACCAGGATCGCTTTGCAATGGTGGATCGCGTGGAAGCGCCACGCGCGACCCGTGAACAGCTCCTGCGCGTGCATACGGCAGCACACATCGACCGCATCCTCGGCATGACGCCTGAATCAGGTACGGTGCGGCTGGATGAAGACACCCTGATGTCCCCCGCTTCGGCGGAAGCCGGACTGCGCGCAGCCGGCGCTGTCGTAGCAGCCATTGATGCAGTGATGAAAGGCCCCGCCTCGCACGCCTTTTGCGCGGTGCGCCCACCCGGGCATCATGCTACGCCCGATACTGCGATGGGCTTTTGCCTGTTCAACAATATTGCCGTCGGCGCCGCCCATGCCATCGCGGTGCATGGCCTCAAGCGCGTGGCGATTGCCGATTTCGACGTGCACCACGGCAATGGCACCCAGGCTATTTTTCAGCACGAGTCGCGGGTGTTGTTCATTTCCAGCCATCAATCCCCGCTCTATCCAGGCACCGGAAGCGAAGATGAGCGCGGCGCAGGAAATATCATCAACGCCCCGCTCTCCCCTGGCGACGGTTCTTACGAATTTCGCGAATGGTGGGATGGTGCGTTGCTGCCGCGATTACATGCGTTCAAGCCGCAACTGGTTTTGGTGTCCGCAGGATTCGACGCTCATTACAACGATCCACTGGCCGACATCCACCTGCAGACCGAGGACTACGCCTGGATCACCGAGCGTCTGGTGGCCTTGGCAAGGGTGCATGCGGATGGTCGCCTGGTATCCACACTGGAAGGCGGTTACGACCTGTCAGCGCTGGCAGCCAGTGTGAGCGCACACGCAGGTGCGCTCTTATCAAGCTAACGTCACTTCTCACTTCATCGGCACAAAATCCAGCGCCAGCGAGTTGATGCAGTAGCGCAGCCCCGTAGGCTTCGGACCGTCCGGAAAAACATGTCCGAGATGCGACTGGCAGGCCGCACATCGCACTTCGGTGCGATGCATACCATGACTGTCATCCTGTACCAGGCTAATCGCCGATCGCGTAACAGGCTGGAAGAAACTGGGCCAGCCAGAGCCGGAATCGTATTTGGTTTCGGACACAAACAAGGGCGCCTTGCAGGCTACGCAGATATACGTCCCCTGTTCCTTGTGTCGGTACCACTTGCCGCTGAAAGCCGGCTCGGTCGCGGAGCAACGGCACACCGCATATTGTTCTGGGCTCAGACGTTTGCGCCATTGCTCGTCTGTCTTGTCAGGTTTGTGCCCGCTCATGCTGAATCATCTCCCGGAACCCGTGCCGACCGAAGGGGCTTTCTGTTAGCTTAACGCCCCTTCGCCGCCGATTGACTGCCCTCCGTGAAGCCTACGCCGCCCTTGCGCTACTTGCCTCCACGCTGCCTGCTGGCAATCGCTGCCGCTGCTGCCTTGATCAGCAGCCAGAACGTCCAGGCCGGAACCCAGAACAAAAAGGCCAAGGCCTCGCTGGACGGCTCCGAAACCGTTTGCCCGCTGGGCACGTTCGTTTGCCCTCCGCGCCCGGACAATTTCGCGCTATGCCGACCGAACGGCCTGCTGGAGTTTTACGACCCCTTCCTGAGCAAGGATTCGTCCCTGCGTGACACGGCCAAGACCTATGTCTGGTCCGACCATGTCGAAAGCCCAGACCAGGTTATCTATCACCTGACTGGCCACGTGAAAACGATCCGTGCCGACCAGGAACTGCACACCGACATCGCCGACTACAACAGCGATACCACCGACTACGACGCGCGTGGCAATGTCCATTATCAGGAAGCCACGCATCTGTTGTCCGCCGACCACATCGTCGGCAACACCAGCAACAGTACCGGGGTCGCCACCGGCAATGTGCGGTTCCAGATACTGGATTCGCACGGCAACGGCACTGCTGTACGCGGCGAGATGCTTGATGCGAACCGTAACCGCTACAGCGTAGCCACGTATTCCACCTGTGACATCGGTCGCCATATCTGGGAAATACGCGCGAAGAAAATCGATACTGATGAAAACACCAACCGTGGCGTTGCTCGCGATGCCACGATGAATGTGTTCGGGCTCCCGCTCTTCTATACGCCGTACATGTCGTTTCCGTTGAGCAACGATCGCGCCAGCGGTTTTCTGTATCCGTACTATGAGCACACCGGTTACGCGGGCTATCAGTTCCGGATTCCGTATTACTTCAACTTAGCCCCCAATTACGACGCGACGCTTACTCCACGCTACTACACCTTGCGCGGCGCGATGTTGTCCGGCCAGGCTCGTTACCTATTCCCCAAGACCAAGGGCGAATTTGATTTCGAATTCCTGCCCAATGATTTGTATAACGACCAGAAAATCACACCGACTTCGATCAATACGCAAGGTCAGCAGCGTTACCTATACAAATTCAGCAACACAACGAACGTTGGGGGGCCATGGGCAGTCGTCACCAGTATCAATCGTGCATCGGATCAAAATTACCTGCACGATTTTGGTGACGACCTTTTCACTATCTCGACAAGCCTGCTGTATTCCAGCATGTACCTGTATGGCTCCGGTAATTGGTGGAGCGCGTCTTTCGGCGGCGATATTTACCAAAATGTGGATCCGGCCGAGCCAAACAGCGTGGAGCCTTACAAACGCCTACCGCGCGCCACATTCAATATGGATATTCCTTTTGCCCGCTGGTACGACGTGGGCTTGACTAGCGAGGCGGTGTCGTTCCACAAGTTCAACATGGTCGAAGGCAGCCGAATCGACCTTAACCCTTACGTCGATGCGGATTTCCAGGGGGCTGCTTGGTTTATCCGCCCGAAACTGGCGTATCGCTATACCGCGTACTCGCTTGATGCCGGCTATCAAAACTACAATGCTTACAGCCCACTCAGTGCCGGTACCGCTTCACCGTTTACGCAAAGCAATCCAAGCCGCTCTCTGCCGATCATCAGCCTGGACCAGGGCCTGATTTTCGAACGTAGTACGTCGATGTTCGATACCCACTACACACAGACATTGGAACCGCGCCTGTATTACCTGTATGTACCGTATCGCAACCAGAACAATCTGCCGCTGTTCGATACCAGCCTGATGGCATTTGATGACTGGATGTTGTTTGCTCCGAATCAGTTCTCGGGCGCCGATCGCCAAATGAATGCAAACAATCTGACGGCCGCCGTCACCTCACGCCTGCTCGACGATGGCGGTGTCGAACGACTGTCTGCCACATTCGGCCAGATTCGCTACTTTACGCCGCAGCTTGTCCAGGTTCCGGGCACCGCAGCCACCCACTGGAGCGGCTCGGATTATGTGGCTGAATTGAGCAGTCAGTTGAACGACCAGTGGACCATGAGCACCGAATATCTCTGGAACCCGAACACTCGCAAGACCGAACTGGGTACGTTCACGGTGCAGCGCCGACTTGGCTTCGATGGCGTTCTCAACTTCTCGTACCGTTTCCGCCAGAACCTGCTGGAACAATACGACATCTCGGCGGTCTACCCGCTTACGGACCGCTGGCGCCTGATCGGCGACTGGACCTACTCGACCATGGACAAACGCACGGTGGAGGCCGTCGCCGGCGTGCAGTACGAGGGTTGCTGCGTGAAGGTCAGCGTCGTAGCCCGTCACTATGTAACGGGCTACGACGGCGTCATCGCCACCCTGCCACCAGGCCAGATCAGGCCCGGCAGCAACACCGCCGTCATGTTCGAGCTGGAATTCAAAGGCATAGGGGCGTTTAGCGGCCAGACGGATAGCGTCCTGCGGCGTGATATCCTTGGCTATCAATAAACGCGCCCAGGCAGTTCGGGCGCCCTCTGAGCGGTGACTGGCCCGGTTGCTTCTCAGGATTATCGTCAATTTCCCTCGCTACCGGCGACAGAAGGCTGTTCACTGATGAAGCAGATTTTTGCGTTATTCCTGCTGACGATCGTCTCGGCGGTGCCGTCGCTGGCCCAGGCCCAACTTTTATCACCACAGGACACCGGCACCGGCCTGCAACCCATCGACCGGATCGTGGCCGTGGTCGAGGACAATGTGATCCTGCAGAGCGAGTTGAACGACGCCGTTGCCACGATCCAGCAGCAATATGCCAGCCAGCCGGGCCAGCTTCCCCCCATCGACGTGCTGCGCCGCCAGGTGCTCGATCGCCTGATCCTCATGAAGCTGCAGCTCCAGCGTGCCGATGACCAGGGCGTGCGCGTCTCCGACTCCGAAGTCGACCAGGCCGTGCAAAACGTAGCAGCCCAGAACAAGATGACCCCGGACCAGCTCCATGCAGCGGTCGAGCAGAACGGCCTCAGCTACGCGGCCTTCCGCCAGCAGCTCCATGACCAACTTGTGGTGCAGAAGCTGCATCAGAATGTCGTGCACGATTCGGTCTCGGTCACCAACAGCGAAATCGACAACCTGCTCAACAGCCCCAGCTACAAGTCCGGTGAAGTACATCTGGCGCATATTCAGATCAGTATTCCCAGTGGCGCTACGGCCGCCGATATCCAAGCCGCCCAGAACAAGGCCGAACAGGCGCTTGCCGCCGTCAAGGGCGGCATGAATTTCAAGGCCGCCGCCATCCGCTTCTCCGACGCCCAGGACGCACTGGATGGTGGGGACCTTGGCTGGCGCCGTCTGGACGAGGTGCCAGCGGCCTTTGTCGATACTGTCGATTCCTTGAAGAACGGCGAAGTCAGCGGCATCCTGCACGGCCCGACCGGCTTCCACATCCTGCAACTCATCGGCACGCGTGCGCCGAGCAAGCAGATGGTTACTGAATACCATGCGCGCCAGATTCTGATCCGCCCAAGCGAGCTGCTCTCGCCGACCCAGGCCCAGCAGAAGGCCGAAGACCTTTACAACCGTATCGTCAACAAACACGAGGACTTCGCCAAGCTGGCGAAGGACAACTCCAACGACGACACCACCGCCAATGCGGGCGGCGACATGAACTGGTTCCAGCAGGGTGACTGGGGCACGTTGATCGGCCAGAAGCTGGACGAGCTCAAGGACGGCGAAGTTTCCCAGCCATTCCAGAGCGAGGCCGGCTGGCACATCGTGCAGCGCCTCGGCGCCCGCAGCACGGACATGACCAAGGAAGTGGCCCGCGACCAGGCCCGCCAGGCCATTGGCAATCGCAAGGCTGATCAGGCCTACGACGATTTCCTACGTCAACTACGTTCCGATGCCTACGTGAAGATCCTCGCACCGGAACTGCAGGAACCCAGCGACGCAAATAACGGCCCCGTCAACAAGGCTTCTCCGTAATGGCATTGCGCCTCGCGAGAAAGCCGTGAACAGCCCTGCATTACCACGGCTCGCCCTGACTGCAGGCGAGCCGGCAGGAGTCGGCCCTGAATTGCTTGTCCGATTGGCCGCCACCTCGTTGGCGGCCAATTTCGTTGCGATCACCGATCGCGACCTGCTTGAGCGCGCCGCGGCACGTTGCGGCATCACCATCCGGCTCATCGACGATGATGGCGAGAGCGCCGACGCACGCCCCCAAGGCAACCTGCGCGTGCGGCATATCCCGCTGGCGGCAGCGGAAACGCCAGGCCGCCCGGACCCGCACAATGCCCAACACGTCCTCGCCACCTTGACCGAGGCCGCACAAGGTTGCGTGGATGGCCGCTACGCTGCCGTGGTCACTGCACCACTACAGAAATCCTCCATCAATGAGGCTGGCATACCCTTCAGCGGCCACACCGAATTCTTCGCTGCACATAGCCATGCCGACGTGGTGATGATGTTGGCCAGCCCGGAACTGCGCGTCGCGCTGGCCACCACGCACCTGCCATTGCAAGCCGTGTCCGCCGCTATCGATGCGGTTTCGCTGGAGCGGACATTGCGCATCGTGCACGACGAACTACGCATAAAGTTCGGTTTCGCTGAACCACATATCGCCGTACTGGGCCTCAATCCGCACGCCGGTGAAAACGGGCACCTCGGACGCGAGGAAATCGACACCATCATCCCGGTACTGGAAGCATTGCGCCAGCAAGGCATGCAGTTGCTTGGCCCCCTGCCCGCCGACACCGCCTTCATTCCGGCGCAGCGCAAACACTACGATGCCGTGCTGGCGATGTATCATGATCAAGCCTTGCCGGTGCTCAAGAGCGAAGCGTTTGACCGCACTGTCAATCTCACCCTGGGACTGCCCTTTATCCGCACCTCGGTCGACCATGGCACGGCGCTCGATCTGGCAGGTAGCGGCAGGGCCGATCCATCCAGCCTGATCGCCGCGGCGCGCATGGCATTGGAACTCGTGGCCCGCAGGCATCAGGCCGCCCAACCCTAATCCCATGAGCGCACGCCCCAAAAAAAGCTTCGGCCAACATTTCCTGCACGAACGACGTTATATCGAGCGCATCGTCAGTGCCATTTCTCCGCGTCCCGACGATTTTCTGGTGGAAATCGGCCCCGGCGAAGGCGCCTTGACGTTCCCATTGCTGGCCGCCGCCGGCAAGCTCACGGCGATTGAACTGGACAACGATCTGATCCCGAACCTGCAAGCCAATGCGGCAGGCGTGGGCGAGCTATCCATAGTGCATGCCGATGTGCTGCAGGTCGACTTTACAGCAATGGCTAAATGTCACGGTGTTTCGCGATTGCGCATTG
The sequence above is a segment of the Dyella sp. M7H15-1 genome. Coding sequences within it:
- a CDS encoding peptidylprolyl isomerase, producing MKQIFALFLLTIVSAVPSLAQAQLLSPQDTGTGLQPIDRIVAVVEDNVILQSELNDAVATIQQQYASQPGQLPPIDVLRRQVLDRLILMKLQLQRADDQGVRVSDSEVDQAVQNVAAQNKMTPDQLHAAVEQNGLSYAAFRQQLHDQLVVQKLHQNVVHDSVSVTNSEIDNLLNSPSYKSGEVHLAHIQISIPSGATAADIQAAQNKAEQALAAVKGGMNFKAAAIRFSDAQDALDGGDLGWRRLDEVPAAFVDTVDSLKNGEVSGILHGPTGFHILQLIGTRAPSKQMVTEYHARQILIRPSELLSPTQAQQKAEDLYNRIVNKHEDFAKLAKDNSNDDTTANAGGDMNWFQQGDWGTLIGQKLDELKDGEVSQPFQSEAGWHIVQRLGARSTDMTKEVARDQARQAIGNRKADQAYDDFLRQLRSDAYVKILAPELQEPSDANNGPVNKASP
- the pdxA gene encoding 4-hydroxythreonine-4-phosphate dehydrogenase PdxA; amino-acid sequence: MNSPALPRLALTAGEPAGVGPELLVRLAATSLAANFVAITDRDLLERAAARCGITIRLIDDDGESADARPQGNLRVRHIPLAAAETPGRPDPHNAQHVLATLTEAAQGCVDGRYAAVVTAPLQKSSINEAGIPFSGHTEFFAAHSHADVVMMLASPELRVALATTHLPLQAVSAAIDAVSLERTLRIVHDELRIKFGFAEPHIAVLGLNPHAGENGHLGREEIDTIIPVLEALRQQGMQLLGPLPADTAFIPAQRKHYDAVLAMYHDQALPVLKSEAFDRTVNLTLGLPFIRTSVDHGTALDLAGSGRADPSSLIAAARMALELVARRHQAAQP